In Pseudobdellovibrionaceae bacterium, the following proteins share a genomic window:
- a CDS encoding MFS transporter encodes MSQFLISRLKPFWYRNFRLFYFAHILSLIGRWSHDLARAWIIYELTASAGAMGNVLLAGAIPVLLFMFYGGALVDRADVRKVMMITQSIMCGLAIIFAFWVEFGQIQLWHFIIYAIIEGTVAAFDGPTFQALVVRLVPREDYQQALALNSTIFHTGRVLGPFIAGSLMMIYGPSLIFFLDACTYMVLVFTLWQLDWSPTAKKVSEVAKSSTEQIKEGLVYFFKSPVLLYPILQLILAICFIFPLLLTVLRTYIPIKFGLDAGTYGWVFSFPALGSLFGALTFAIWKPKNPLTSLWVGIPAMVFFLFLIPRANTPFEASMLMAGQGFASYLVMAALTVYLHLEVLDEYRGRLSALIGILFMSIAPLMSFPIGHLSDVLGYEFTIESCAILFFIGSLTLRIFHKTSPRVEKDTIH; translated from the coding sequence GTGAGTCAATTTTTAATCAGCAGACTAAAACCCTTTTGGTACAGAAACTTCAGGCTGTTTTACTTTGCCCACATTTTATCCCTTATTGGTCGCTGGTCTCATGATTTAGCTAGAGCTTGGATCATTTATGAACTGACGGCAAGTGCTGGGGCAATGGGCAATGTACTCTTAGCGGGAGCCATTCCTGTGCTGCTGTTTATGTTTTATGGCGGAGCCCTAGTTGATCGTGCTGATGTCAGAAAAGTCATGATGATCACCCAAAGTATCATGTGTGGTTTAGCCATCATCTTTGCGTTTTGGGTGGAGTTTGGACAGATTCAGCTCTGGCACTTTATTATTTACGCGATCATTGAAGGCACTGTAGCGGCTTTTGATGGCCCTACCTTTCAGGCTCTTGTGGTGAGACTGGTTCCCAGGGAGGATTACCAGCAGGCCCTGGCCCTAAATTCCACAATCTTTCATACGGGACGTGTGCTTGGCCCTTTTATTGCGGGCTCTTTGATGATGATTTATGGCCCAAGTCTGATCTTCTTCTTAGATGCGTGCACTTATATGGTTTTAGTTTTTACTCTATGGCAATTGGACTGGAGCCCCACGGCTAAAAAAGTATCCGAGGTGGCCAAAAGCTCTACCGAGCAGATCAAAGAGGGGCTGGTTTATTTTTTCAAAAGCCCTGTGCTTTTGTATCCCATCCTGCAACTGATCTTAGCCATCTGTTTTATATTCCCACTTTTACTTACGGTTTTGCGCACCTATATCCCGATTAAGTTTGGTCTTGATGCGGGAACCTATGGATGGGTGTTTAGCTTTCCAGCTTTAGGTTCGCTTTTTGGGGCTTTAACTTTTGCGATCTGGAAACCCAAAAATCCATTGACCTCCTTGTGGGTGGGGATCCCTGCTATGGTGTTCTTTTTATTTCTCATTCCAAGGGCTAACACCCCTTTTGAGGCGAGTATGCTGATGGCAGGACAGGGATTTGCCTCTTATCTAGTGATGGCCGCACTGACTGTGTATCTGCATCTTGAAGTTTTAGATGAATACAGGGGGCGACTGAGTGCCCTTATTGGGATACTGTTTATGAGCATTGCTCCTCTTATGAGCTTTCCTATTGGGCATTTGTCGGATGTGCTGGGATATGAATTCACGATCGAGAGCTGTGCGATTTTATTTTTTATTGGCTCTCTGACCCTTAGGATTTTTCATAAAACATCACCAAGGGTCGAAAAGGACACTATTCACTGA
- a CDS encoding CarD family transcriptional regulator, translated as MISFKVGDNAVYPGHGVGEVTAIEEKEIFGTKQKFYSVKIKESGMKVMVPEKNISSVGLRPVISREQADEVMGILRQRSTKVDNQTWNRRYREYMEKIKTGSVYEIAEVLRDLFTLKVEKDLSFGEKNLLDTARGLLWKELCLAVDEEALKSDEVTAIFGHDE; from the coding sequence ATGATCTCATTTAAGGTTGGCGACAATGCTGTTTACCCAGGACACGGAGTGGGCGAGGTAACGGCTATTGAAGAAAAAGAGATTTTTGGCACCAAACAGAAGTTCTATTCAGTGAAAATTAAAGAAAGTGGAATGAAAGTGATGGTTCCCGAGAAGAACATTTCTTCTGTGGGTTTAAGACCTGTAATCTCTCGCGAGCAAGCTGATGAAGTCATGGGCATTTTAAGACAGAGATCTACAAAAGTAGACAATCAAACTTGGAACCGTCGTTACCGCGAATACATGGAAAAGATCAAAACGGGTTCTGTTTATGAAATTGCTGAAGTTTTAAGAGACCTTTTTACTTTAAAAGTAGAAAAAGACCTAAGTTTTGGTGAAAAGAACCTTTTAGACACCGCTCGTGGTCTACTTTGGAAAGAATTATGTTTGGCCGTTGATGAAGAAGCTTTGAAATCTGATGAAGTCACTGCTATCTTCGGTCATGATGAGTAA
- the gltX gene encoding glutamate--tRNA ligase, with amino-acid sequence MKSLLSSVMMSKTNNTNTPNSVRVRFAPSPTGYLHVGGARTALYNYLFAKKNQGTYILRVEDTDEERSSDEYLKSMLADLQWLGLPWDEGPDLDLQDHGDFGPYKQSQRKDIYNECTNKLLESGKAYYCFLTDEELEAQREVAIQKGVPFRPESPYRDWSLDQAKEKLKAQPASVRFKNDYTQDFKFQDLVRGEVTFPSDMIGDFVLVRSSGMPVYNFVCTVDDALMKVSHVFRAEEHLSNTLKQMMIYDVFNWPLPKFGHLSIMLGGDRQKLSKRHGATSVTQFKEQGYLPEALVNFIALVGWSSPSGKEIMSIDEMISEFTADRFNPAAAVFDNDKLKWMNAQYLRNLPALELWKRLEPFFDQEGLKFTGDDTWKTKVIEAFKSAMETLADGATVLKPLSETPLVIEDQAKEVLTWEKTKGVIGILESEVKASAETYLSNEVLDKVMERCKAELDAKGKFLFMPLRVALIGKAHGTEIKDLFPLLRKEVLLSRISEVLKAL; translated from the coding sequence ATGAAGTCACTGCTATCTTCGGTCATGATGAGTAAGACAAATAATACCAATACCCCAAATTCCGTACGCGTTCGCTTTGCTCCCAGTCCTACAGGCTATTTGCATGTAGGTGGAGCCAGAACTGCGCTTTATAACTATCTTTTTGCTAAAAAAAACCAAGGCACTTATATCCTTCGGGTGGAAGACACTGATGAAGAGAGAAGCTCTGATGAGTATCTTAAATCCATGCTTGCTGACCTTCAGTGGTTGGGGCTGCCATGGGATGAGGGGCCAGATTTAGACTTACAAGATCACGGTGATTTTGGTCCTTATAAGCAAAGTCAAAGAAAAGACATTTACAACGAATGTACCAATAAACTTCTTGAAAGTGGAAAAGCCTATTACTGCTTTCTGACCGATGAAGAGCTTGAAGCTCAAAGAGAAGTGGCCATTCAAAAAGGTGTGCCCTTTAGACCTGAGTCTCCCTATAGGGACTGGAGTCTGGATCAGGCCAAAGAAAAACTAAAAGCACAACCCGCATCTGTGCGTTTTAAAAACGACTACACACAAGATTTTAAATTTCAGGATCTGGTACGTGGCGAGGTGACCTTTCCCTCTGACATGATTGGCGACTTTGTTTTGGTGCGATCCAGTGGAATGCCCGTGTATAACTTTGTGTGCACTGTGGACGATGCCTTGATGAAGGTGTCCCATGTCTTTCGCGCCGAAGAGCACTTAAGTAATACTTTAAAGCAGATGATGATTTATGATGTATTTAACTGGCCTTTGCCCAAGTTTGGACACTTGTCCATCATGCTTGGTGGTGATCGTCAAAAATTAAGTAAGCGTCACGGGGCGACCAGTGTCACTCAGTTTAAAGAGCAGGGGTATTTGCCTGAGGCTTTAGTGAACTTTATTGCCCTTGTGGGGTGGAGTTCTCCGAGTGGTAAAGAGATCATGTCTATTGACGAAATGATTTCAGAATTTACAGCAGATCGCTTTAACCCTGCAGCGGCTGTATTTGATAACGACAAATTAAAATGGATGAATGCCCAATACCTTAGAAATTTACCCGCACTTGAGTTGTGGAAACGCCTTGAGCCTTTCTTTGATCAAGAGGGTTTAAAGTTCACAGGGGATGACACTTGGAAGACCAAAGTCATTGAGGCTTTCAAATCGGCTATGGAAACCTTAGCTGATGGGGCGACGGTGTTAAAGCCTTTAAGCGAAACTCCTTTGGTGATCGAAGATCAAGCCAAAGAAGTTTTGACGTGGGAAAAGACCAAAGGCGTGATTGGAATTTTAGAATCAGAGGTGAAGGCCAGTGCCGAAACGTATTTAAGCAATGAAGTCTTAGATAAAGTGATGGAGCGCTGTAAGGCGGAATTAGATGCCAAGGGCAAATTTTTATTTATGCCTCTTAGGGTCGCTCTGATTGGTAAAGCTCATGGTACTGAGATCAAGGACTTATTCCCACTTCTCAGAAAAGAAGTGCTTTTAAGTCGCATTTCAGAAGTCCTTAAAGCTCTTTAA